The Oncorhynchus masou masou isolate Uvic2021 chromosome 31, UVic_Omas_1.1, whole genome shotgun sequence genome includes a region encoding these proteins:
- the LOC135524747 gene encoding E3 ubiquitin-protein ligase UHRF1-like — protein MWIQVRTMDGKETHRIDSLSKLTKVDELRLKILELFKVDPEKQRLFYRGKQMEDGHTIFDYNVGLNDIVQLLVRQAAPPAAVLKSKDKEAELSDSDSGCSSAQSESDKSSTHGEAEVQAAGTSTQTDLPDLVDPGFGCYKINEFVDARDLNMGAWFEAQIVNVTKTSGEEGSDMNPSEEEVIHYHVKYEDYPENGVVLLHSKDVRPRARTVYQWHQLEVGMVVMVNFNPDDPKERGYWYDAQIQRKRETRTVHEIYTKILLGDAGDSLNDCRIMFLTEIYKIEEPGALDGSGVGSDSPLKRSNGPECKHCKDDLKKNCRWCNCHVCGVKQDPDKQLLCDECDMAFHIYCLNPPLTSLPDDDDWYCPECRNDASEVVLAGEKLKDSKKKSKMASASSTSQRDWGKGMACVGRSKQCTIVPSNHYGPVPGVPVGSIWKFRVQVSESGCHRPHVAGIHGRSNDGSYSLVLAGGYEDDQDNGNEFTYTGSGGRDLSGNKRTAEQSCDQKLTNMNRALALNCNASVNEKDGAEAKDWKAGKPVRVVRSSKGRKHSKFSPEDGNRYDGIYKVVKYWPEKGKSGFLVWRYLLKRNDDEPAPWTRDGKERIKKLGLTMQYPEGYLEAQTAKEKEKENKEKENEVTETPTKGKRKRKSQSNAEEKLSPTKGTPKKMKVEAYKLTKEQKAWVKGDESNRKLWGEAMESLALGPKFLNKVEEVFSCICCQEVVFQPITTECQHNVCRECLQRSFKAEVYSCPACRHDLGKNNPMTVNNPLQAILNQFFPGYSSGR, from the exons ATGTGGATTCAAGTGCGCACCATGGATGGCAAGGAGACTCATCGGATCGACTCCCTGTCCAAACTTACCAAGGTGGACGAGCTGCGCCTCAAGATCTTGGAACTCTTTAAGGTTGACCCAGAGAAGCAGAGGCTTTTCTACCGGGGAAAGCAG ATGGAGGACGGCCACACAATCTTTGATTACAACGTGGGTTTGAACGACATAGTGCAGCTGCTTGTTAGACAGGCCGCGCCCCCTGCTGCTGTCCTCAAAAGCAAGGACAAAGAGGCCGAGCTGTCCGACTCTGACTCTGGCTGTAGCTCTGCACAGAGTGAGTCAGACAAGAGCTCCACCCACGGGGAGGCTGAGGTGCAGGCAGCTGGCACCTCCACCCAAACCGACTTGCCAGACCTGGTCGACCCCGGCTTTGGCTGTTACAAG ATTAACGAGTTTGTTGATGCCAGAGACTTGAACATGGGTGCCTGGTTTGAGGCCCAAATTGTGAACGTTACAAAGACATCTGGAGAGGAGGGCTCTGACATGAACCCCAGCGAAGAGGAAGTTATTCACTACCATGTCAAATATGAAGA CTACCCAGAGAATGGTGTGGTGCTGCTGCATTCCAAGGATGTGCGCCCGCGTGCTCGCACTGTCTACCAGTGGCACCAGCTAGAGGTGGGCATGGTGGTCATGGTCAACTTCAACCCCGACGATCCCAAGGAGCGCGGCTACTGGTACGATGCCCAGAtccagaggaagagggagacacgCACCGTGCACGAGATCTACACCAAAATACTGCTCGG GGATGCCGGTGACTCTCTGAATGACTGTAGGATCATGTTCTTGACTGAAATTTACAAAATCGAGGAGCCTGGAGCATTGGATGGATCTGGAGTTGGATCTGACAGTCCATTGAAAA GGTCAAACGGACCCGAGTGCAAACACTGCAAAGATGACCTCAAAAAGAACTGCCGCTGGTGCAACTGCCACGTTTGCGGTGTGAAGCAGGACCCTGACAAGCAGCTGCTGTGTGATGAGTGTGACATGGCCTTCCACATCTACTGCCTTAACCCCCCACTGACCAGCCTCCCCGATGATGATGACTG GTATTGTCCCGAGTGCCGCAACGATGCCAGTGAAGTGGTCCTAGCAGGAGAGAAACTCAAGGACAGCAAGAAGAAATCCAAGATGGCGTCCGCTAGCTCAACCAGCCAGCGAGACTGGGGAAAG GGCATGGCTTGTGTCGGCCGCAGCAAGCAGTGCACCATCGTGCCCTCAAACCACTACGGCCCAGTCCCTGGGGTCCCCGTTGGAAGTATTTGGAAGTTTAGGGTCCAG GTGAGTGAGTCTGGTTGCCACAGGCCACATGTAGCTGGGATCCATGGGAGGAGCAACGATGGATCTTACTCCCTAGTGCTGGCAGGGGGTTATGAAGACGACCAG GATAATGGCAACGAGTTCACCTACACCGGCTCAGGAGGACGAGACCTGTCTGGCAACAAGAGGACAGCCGAACAGTCCTGTGATCAGAAGCTCACCAATATGAACCG AGCTCTGGCTCTGAACTGCAACGCGTCGGTGAACGAGAAGGACGGGGCCGAGGCCAAAGACTGGAAGGCAGGCAAGCCGGTCAGGGTGGTGCGTAGCTCCAAGGGCCGCAAGCATAGCAAGTTCAGCCCTGAAGACGGCAACAGATACGACGGCATCTACAAG GTGGTGAAATACTGGCCAGAGAAGGGCAAGTCCGGCTTCCTGGTCTGGAGGTACCTGCTCAAACGAAACGACGACGAGCCAGCGCCATGGACCAGGGATGGCAAGGAACGCATCAAGAAACTGGGACTCACAATGCAG TATCCTGAGGGCTATCTGGAGGCCCAGACTgccaaggagaaggagaaggaaaacAAGGAGAAGGAAAATGAGGTGACTGAAACACCCACCAAAGGAAAGCGGAAGAGAAAGTCTCAGTCTAATG CTGAAGAGAAGTTGTCACCAACCAAGGGAACTCCCAAGAAGATGAAAGTTGAGGCTTATAAACTGACCAAAGAACAGAAGGCTTGGGTCAAGGGTGACGAGTCCAACAGGAAGCTGTGGGGTGAAGCCATGGAGTCTCTGGCCCTTGGCCCG AAATTCCTGAACAAAGTTGAGGAAGTCTTCTCATGTATATGCTGCCAGGAAGTGGTCTTTCAACCTATCACCACTGAGTGCCAACACAATGTCTGCAGG GAATGCCTTCAGCGGTCTTTCAAGGCAGAGGTGTACTCATGCCCGGCATGTAGGCACGATCTGGGGAAAAACAACCCAATGACTGTCAACAATCCCCTCCAAGCCATTCTCAACCAGTTCTTCCCAGGATACAGCAGTGGACGGTGA